In the genome of Thermoproteus tenax Kra 1, the window CAAGGAGCTCCCGCTACGCCCCAATACGACGGATCCGTTCACCGAGAGGAACCCGGGCGACAATACGGGGGTCGGCGTCCCAGTCTTCGACGTCGAGCTCTTCGACGGCGACTATCTCCAGTTCACCTATGTGCCCAAGGGCGGCGGATCGGAGCTCCCCGGCAAGGCGATGGTTCTACCTCCCGGCACAGCCCTCAGAGATCTGCCCAAGATAGTGTTGGAGGCGGTCGTTGACGCTGGGCCAATGCCCTGTCCTCCAGTCATAGTGGGAATAGGCATAGGCCCCACCCTAGACGCCGCGGCTAAGTTGGCCAAAAAAGCTGCCACACTGAGGCCCGTCGGCTCGCGGAACCAGAACCCCGAGGTTGCCAAGATGGAGGAGGCCCTTCTGAGGGCCATAAACAAGCTGGGCCTCGGAGCTCACGGAGTTGGAGGAGATGTGACTGCACTTGATGTACATATAGAGTACGCCTATAGGCATCCGGCCACCTTCGCGTTGGCCGTTATGTTCAGTTGTTGGGCCACTAGAAGGGCCACGGCGACGGTCTGGCCCGACGGGAGGTACCAAGTCGCCTAGCCTCTCCTCTTGTAGTACATCTCCAGCCACCTCCTGGCCGTCCCTTGGAAGTACTGCTCCAGTGCTGCCCTTATGGCCTCGCTTCTATCTATGAATATGCCCTTGGTTACCAGCAGGTCCACCTTACGCACAGTGTTCTCGCTCAATTTTACAGAAATCAATATGAGCCTCCTTTTATTTTCCATATGAATTCTCTTTGGTTTTATTTTAATACTTCCGTTAGTCTCCCCTATAACTAACACAACCCCCTCCGACGGGAGGCATGAAGACCACCTCGTCGTTATCCTTCAGCCGTGTGTCGAGACCGGCCAAATAATCGATGGCCCTCCCGTTAACTAAGATGTTGTATTCGTCCTTCAGTTTGTCGCCGTCTAGGATCTCCTTCGATAGCCTCCCATTGTGCTTTCTGTCTATGGCCCTTATGAGGTCTCTCACGGTCGCCCCCTCGGGGACCTCAACAACATCCCTCATTGTGCCCATCAAGTCAAACAGAGTGGCTAGATACCTCACCCTAATATTCATAGGAAAAAGAGAACTTGTTTTTAAAAATTAGAGTAAGTACTGGAACTCCTCCAGACCCAACCTCTTCAGAGTATCGTAGGTGGGCTTGCCGTCTACCCAGCCTCTCAGCTTGTAGTAGATCTTTATGCCCTCGTCGAACATCTTAGCGGCTGTGTGACCCTTGGCGGGGCCCGTCGGTATGGGGTTTCTGAAGTGCGGGTTGAGCTCGTCCTTAACCCACTTGCCCTCCTTGACGTGGAACAGCCTCTCGACGTTGAATATACGCTCTCCTATCGTCAGCATGTCCTCTGGAGTGACGTCCCAGTCGTAGGCCAGATTGAAGAGATAGGCCAAGTCCTTCTCAAAGATGCCCTCTCTGTCCAACGTGGCGAACTTGCAGTAGGTGACCGAGTCAGTCAACGCCATTAAGTGTTGGGCATAGATAACTATCCTTGCTTGTTTTTCGATACACTCTGGCGTCTCACATAAGGGGTCCACCTTCTCGGGGACTCCCAAGACCTCCCAAGTGGGCGAGTATGCCTCTAAGTGGTCGCCCCCTCTGTTGGCGGTGAAATAGCTCAATGCGAAGCCCTTGAGGGATCTAGGGTCGTACGCGGGTAGGCCTTGGCCGCGGGATCCGCGGAAGACGCGCGGTTCGCCGTATTTGAGCGCCAGTCTGTAGTCGCCCTCAGCCAAGTCGTCCCCTATATCGCTTCTGTTGGCCATCCTTATCACTAAATCTACTAAGGCGCCTGCATCGCCCCAGTCGATGTTCACCGGCAATTTGCCCATCTTTGCGAGCTCTAGGGCGGCCGCCAGCGTGTTGCCCAACGATATTGTGTCGAAGCCCAGCTCGTTGGCCAACTTCTGCAGTCTGAGGTCGGCCTCTGGGTCGAAGAGCCCTATATTGGCCCCCAGAGACCAAGTGTTTTCGTATTCGTACTTGGCCTTGCCTATGAACTTGAAGGGCCCTCCCTTGACCATCACATGTTGCGTGCAACCGATTGGGCACATCATACAGGCGTGCGTCTCAACAACGTAGTTCTTCTTGATGTACTCGCCCGTCAGCTTGTCTGCCTCCTCGGCATACGCCGTCTCGAAGTTCCTCGTGGGATACGCGCCTATAGAGTTTATGACGGCCGTAAGCAAGTTCGTCCCGTAGATGTGAAGCGCCTTGGCGGTGGGCCCCGACATAAGGCGCTGAGCCAGCTTTGTCGACTCGGCTATGAACTTAGCGCGGTCCTTGACGTCTTTCAACAAGTCCCTCGTCCCCCAGACCAATATACCTTTCAATTTCTTCGATCCCATGACGGCTCCGACTCCCCCGCGCCCAGCAAAGCGCTCGTAGTCGGACATCCTTATGCCGGCTATTCTTGACAGATTCTCGCCGGCCGGCCCAATGACGGCTACGCCCGCCGCCTTCTCCTCCTCAGGGAACCCGTTCTCCCTCAGAATGGCTTTGACGGCGGCGCCGGTCCATCTGCCCCAGAGGTGTCTTGCAGGCTTGATTGCGACGTCGCCGTCCTTGACTACGACGTAGACCGGCTCCTCCGAGGACCCCTCGATTATCAAGCCATCGTACCCCGACTTCCTCAGCCAGTAGGCGAAATTACCGCCCGCGTTGGCATGTGTCAACGAGCCTGTCAGAGGCGACTTAGTAACCACGGTGACGCGGCTCGTGGAGAGATTCGCCATTGCGGACAGCGGGCCGGCGAAGATGTACAGCCTGTTGCTCGGCGAGAATGGGTCTATGCCTCTAGGTATCTCCTTTAGCGCCAAGTAGGAGCCGAGCCCTCTGCCCCCCAAGAACTTCTTGAGCACATCGTCCTTGTAGACCTCCTCAGTGACCTTCTCGGTGCTCAAGTCTATCCTCGCAACCCTGAATATAGCCATAAGGTATCTCTTTTTTCACATTTATTAATTTACTTATCCAAAAGTTGATATTTAACCGCCGAAAGGTGAAACTATAATTATCAAATCGTTATCCTTAATTTTTGTTTTTAGCCCTTCCAAAAAATCTATTGATCTCCCGTTCACTAAAATATCATGCATATCGATAATTTTATTATTTTTTATTATTTTATTTTTGAAGCCTTTATACAAACTATCAATTTTATCTATAACATCTTCTACAGTGGAGCCCTCGGGCAGCTCTAGCTCTAGGCGTATCTGATCCACAGAGTCTAGGCCGAAGTAGAGCGGCGCCATTATTCTTACCTTGACTCTCACGACAATCCCTAAGTTTAATAATAATTATGTCCTGCCAAATATGGTCAAGGTGTTCAGCTCAGGATCGCTGGAGCACTTGGCAGATAAATCAATAGCTGTAATAGGCTACGGCAACGTGGGGAGGTCGCTGGCGCTCAACTTCAGAGATTCTGGTCTCAACGTGGTTGTGGGCGATCTTCTCGGCAATGAATATTCGAAGAGGGCAAAGGCGGACGGATTCGAGCCGAGGCCTATACCTGAGGCCGCCGAGCTGGGCGACGTCGTAGTGCTGGCATTGCCCGACGATGTAACGCCGGAGGTGTTCAAGGCCGAGGTGGTGCCCGGCCTCCATGCCGGCAAGACGCTGATTCTTACGAGCGGCATGCCGACGGCCTACGGCTTGATACCGGTGCCCGGCGATGTAGACACGGCGTTGTTCGTCCCCAAGGTGCCCGGCGTTGTCATCAGAGACAGATATCTAGAGGGGAAGGGCTATGCCGCAGTGGTGGGAGTCGTACAGGACGCGTCGGGCAACGCTCTCAATACGGCGTTGGCCATCGCAGCGGCAGCCGGCACATTTAGGCAGGGGGGCTTCGCCTTAGAGGCCTCTGCGGAGCAGGAGGCGTTGGCCGACCTAATCGGTGAGCAGGTGCTCAAGGCGGCCCTATTGGCCGCGATGGAGGTCGCCTTCACCGCAATGACGAAGGCAGGCGTGCCGCCAGAGTTGGCGGCGCTTGAGCTATACGCCTCGGGCGAGCTCGGCGAGTTGGCCAGACTCATGGCTCTGATGGGTCCCTACGGAGCTCTGAAGCTCCAGTCGCCCGTCGACGCCTACGGCCAATTGACGAGGTTGCGCGAATATGTGAGAGCTATGGAGCCTATAGCGGAGAGTATAGTCGATGAGCTGAGGACGGGCGAGTTCATAAGAGATCTATACCTCGAGAGGGCGACTGGCTACATCAAGCTGAACTCCATGTGGAGAGCCTCTGTGACGGGCGAGCTGGCTAGGGCCGACTCGAGGCTTAGAAGCCTACACCAGAGCTCCGTTGGCCCTCCGCGCGTTTAAGGGCCGTAGTAAAAACAGGGGGCCTCAAGCCCGCTCTCGCACACCTCGACCCAAGTGGCGCCGAGGGCTCTCGCTATATATCTGGCTAAACACTCCCCCGTGACTCCGTAGGGGCCGCAGGGTATTTCGAAGTATGGCTCGGGGGCATCGGCCTCTCTCTCGGACTTAAGGTATCGGCCGTGCATCTGCGTCAAGAGTCCGTCTAGCCTCCTCTTCAGTTCGTCCGCATCGATGAAATAGTCTACGTCGTCCGGGCCGCAGAAGGCCGCTCTTATCACATAGTCGTGGCCGTGCAATGTGCCCACCACCGGAGAAAAGGACGGCTTGTGGGCGACGGCTATCGAGCCCTTGACTACGACGCAGAGCCTCATATGTTCAAATATCTCGGGCGTTTTATTGATTCGTGCGCCTGATTATAGACGTAGACAAGATCAACGCTGTAGCCGAGGCTCTGCGTAAGTTGAAGATAGAGCGCGATAGATACTTAGATGACAGATACTATCCTCCACAGTCCGATCCCAGAGAAAGACAGCTGGCGTACTTCATCTCTGTTGTGGCCGTGGATCACAGGACTTCGACGCCCTTAGGCGCGTTCGAGGGATATATAGATGGAGAGTTCTACCACGGCGCAGACGCCCTCTGGAGGCTTGCGCGCAAGGCCTACGACGAAGGCCTCTTCGAGCCGGACAGGTTGGCCAAACTGACCCCCGAGGACGCAGAGAGGCTCTTCTCGATAAACGGCGTGAAAGTCTGGGACTTTAACGTGCGCCTCTTCTTGCTGAGGGATCTAGGCGCCAAGGCTATAGAGGCGGGCGGCTTCCAGGGGCTTATAGACGACACAATTGAGGGCTTGGCCGCCAAGCTCGGCAGAGTCAGAGCCTATGAGGATCCCGTGAGGAAGAAGGTGCTCCTGTTGGCTAAGTTCCTCGACGGCAGAGGGCTCGTTCAGTTCAAGGACCGCGAAAATTTCGACGTACCGGTCGACAACCATTTGTCGAGGATAGCCTACCGTTTGGGCATCGTAGACGTAGACTATGACATATTGTTCAAGGGCCTTGAGCTGACCAGGGAGGAGGACGTGGAGGTCAGAAACAAGGTGAAGCTGTCTTGGCGCCTTGTGGCTAAGTTCTCGGGCCTCGACCCATTCGCTCTGGACGACTTTCTGTGGAGCTTCGGGAGGAGAGTCTGCGCCCGCGACCGGCCGAGATGCGAGGAGTGTCCGCTAAGAGATGTGTGCAAGGCGCGGTCTCTGGGGCGCTATCCGCCTGAGCACACCCACACGCTCACGTGGTATTACTAAAACATATATACCTCGGCCGTTGTGGGCTCATGAGGATTTCGGCGGGCGCTAAGTGGGGCGCCCTCGTCGGCCTCTTTAGCGGCGTCATCAACGACGTATTTACCTACGCATATAGGGAGGAGTTGGTGCGCTACGCGTATGAGACGCTCATAAAGAACGGTGTACCGCCCCAAAGCGCCCAACAAATAGCTCAATCTACGCTCACTTTGATATATATAGGGGCGATCATCGGCGGCCTCATCGTCTGGATCATCGTAGGCGTCATACTGGCGGCGGTCTGGGACAGACTTAGGTGGCCTTGGTACTCCAAGGGAGCCCTCTTTGGTCTCGCCTTGGCGCTCATAGGCGTTCTGGGAAATTTCGCGGGCGGTCCCGCCCAAGCTCCTGCGGCTTTTCAGCTGGGGCCAGTCTTAGATCTAGCCTTCGCCCTGCTCCTGGCTCATCTCTTAGTAAAATTCGGGGGGTAACGTGGAGATACGCGCCGTAGCCCTGAACTTAAATTGGGATTTCGATGTAGAGAGGGCGAGCAAGTTTTTGAGGGAGGCCTCCAGACTAAGCCCGAGGACTGTGAGGATCTCCGTGGCTACGCCGCCCAAAGAGGGACTGCGACAAGTGTTGAACGCGCTTGAGGAAACAGGGGCGCAGTACTTCGCCATAGGCATATATGAGGCCGAGGATTTGGAGGATCTCGTCAGAAGCTACGGAGTGTTTGCGTCAGTGACCTCAATAGAGAGGTATCTTGAGTTTCTCACCACTATAGACAAAAGGGGAGAGCCCGAGCTAGCCAGATACGTGGCGTTGCTGCTCGGCGGAGTGGTGTACAACAGCCCGTATTATCCCGCTGCTGTGGTCAAATCCGAAGGCGTATCCCTCTCGCTCTTATACGCAGACGACTTAAGCTCGCCAGACGATGTAGCGGCCCTCCTGAAAAGCGCCGAGAGGATAGGCGAATCCTTCGCGGAATCAATAGGCGAAAGGTTCTTGGGCGTCGACGGGAGTCTGTCGCCGTGGGGGGAGCACTCTGTGGCCAGAGCCATAGAGCGGCTCTTTGGAGTGCGTCTGGGCGGCTGGGGATCCCTAGCGGCAATAAAGGCTTTGAACGACTCGATCAGATCGGCGGGCGTGAGGTCAGTAGGCTTCAACGAAGTGATGCTCCCTCTGGCCGAAGATGAGGAGTTGAAGCGATTGGCCCAAGAGGGGTCCCTAGACTTATACAAGCTTGCGTCCTACGCCTCCGTATGCGTCGCAGGCCTCGACATGGTGCCTGTGGAGGCCGACAGAGAGGCCCTCAGGAGGCTCCTTCTGGACTTGAAGGCCCTCGCTGAGACTAAGGCGAGGCCTGTTGGAGTGAGGATCTTCCCTGCGTCCGGCGAGTACTTCGAGGTGCCGGGCTTCGGGAGAACTCCCGTCCTCAAGGCGTAGGGCATGCCCTGGTTGACCAAACCTCTAGATGGGACGCCTAGGCGTGTGGTCTCTCTGAATCCGTCCATAACGGAGTTCCTCTTTGTGTCAGGGTTGGGGGATCGGGTGGTCGGGCGCGACGTGTTCTCATACAGGCCCAGAGATGCGCTCAAGGCCCCACACGTGGGCTCGTTTATAGACGTAGACGTCGAGAAAGTGAGGGCGCTATCGCCCGATCTGATAATACTCTATTATCCCGTCCAGAGCGCGTTGATAGACGCCGTAGCTCAGATAGCGCCCGTAGCCGTCATTGAGACGCCCACTAGCGTCGACGACGTAGTGGCCACCTTCAAGTTCGTTTCGCGTCTCCTCGACGCAGACGAGGTGGGAGAGTACATAGCCGGCGTCTACAGAGATCTGCTGAGGGGGTCCCCCCTCGCCGAGGGGGTTTTGGCCCTCTTCTATCTGGGCGGATACGACGTAGCTTGCTCCGAGTCCTTCACAGCCTCGGCGCTAGAGGCGGCGGGCCTGAGATACATCAGAGGTCTCCACTGCGTCTACAACTTCCTGGGCTCCGAGGAGAAGGCGGCGGCGCTCTTGGAGAGATTGGATCCCCATTTGTTAATATACGAAGGCAAGGGCAGAATGTACAGAGAGTCCGAGTTGGCTTGGATAAAGAGGCTGAGGTGCACTGCGTGCGCCCGAGGCCGCGTCTTGGTCACGCCCAACGACACCTTGGCGCACTACGGCCCCAGCCTGCCTCTCGACATGGCGCTCGTCAGAAACGCCGTAATGAGGGGGGCCGGCTTCGTCGACGGCACGTCCAGCGTTGTCAGACCGAGTTTGAGCGACGGCTGGTATAGGCCCTATCTCTAGAGTGGGCAACGTTATAACCTTGCTACGAGCTGGGCGTTCTTGAGGCGGATCCGAGGGCGATGGGCGCCCTGGCTCTGTTATTCGGAAGAGGTACGAGGGCGATGCAGGAGGTACGCCAGTCGGCCCTCAAACTGTAGGTTTTCTAATTCTCCCACCACTTCGGGATTCTTCCTGCAGTGCCATGCTTAAAATCGGCAAGGCCACTTCAGGAATTTTCAGCGGGTCCGCCGAAGCCGCCGAGAAAACATGAAGCGAGCTCGCTGAGTTTAGGCGCATCATGCAGGAGGAAGTAGCATGTTTTGAGCCGATCTTACCGATTTTTCCATGGAAGTATACAGAGCGCTCAAGATCAGATTACCTCACCTTCTCGCCGAGGAGCGCCCCAACGTCCTAGACCTCGCCGTGCGCATGCGCCTTGCGGCCGAGGAGTACGCCGAAAGGCTGTTGAAGGAAGGGGGAGTCCAGACTCACGGCGGAGGAGTTGAACAGACTCCTCGCTCCCGACATCCAAATTTTTACATAGAAGGAAGTCCCGGCCCTGGGGCCCGGCGACCAGGGAGCACGGCCGGCTCCCGATGACCCGGAGCCCCCTCGCCCGCGGCCGCCGAATGGCGTCTCCGCAGGGCGGGCCCCGAGCCCTCCCGGGGAGGCGGGCGCCGCAGAGGAGGGCTTATAACCTAGTAAGAACCTGGGCACTATGTTGGCAGACCTCCTTGAGAGGGGCGAGCTAGTGGTCTCTATCTACGGCCTCGGCTATGTGGGGCTAGCTCTTTCGGCCGCGTGGCTCAGGGCTGGAGCCAGAGTGATCGGCGTTGACGTCGACGCCGAGAGGGTGGCTGCGATCTCCAACGGAGTCGTGGAATATGTCGAAGAGGACGTCAAAAGGACGATAGAGGACGCCGTGAGGAGCGGCAGAATGGAGGCGACCGTCGAGGGGGACGTGGCCTCCATAAGAAGCCGTGTGAAGATAGTGGCCGTGCCTGTCTATTTGAGGTCTACTAGGCCCAGCGTCGAGGTCGACTTTTCGGCGATAAGCGCAGCCGCGAAGGCCATAGCGCAGGGCCTGAAGCAGGGCGACCTAGTGATAATAGAATCCAGCGTTCCTCCGGGGACTACAGAGGAGGTTGTGAGGCCGATCTTGGAGACGTCGGGACTTACGGCAGAGGAGGACTTCTATCTGGCCTACAGCCCCGAGCGTATAATGGTGGGCCACGCGCTTAAGGACATAGAGGAGAACTACCCCAAGGTGATAGCCGGCGTAGGCCCCAAAAGCGCTGAGGAGGCCGCTACGTTGTATAGAAAGATAGCCAGACGCGGCGTGATTGTCCTATCCTCGGTCAAAGCCGCCGAGTTTGAGAAGCTTCTGGAGGGAGTCTATAGAGATGTCAACATAGCGCTGGCCAACGAGATGGCCTATCTCGCCAACGCCCTGGGGATCTCGTTCGCCGAAGCCAGAGAGGCCGCCAATAGCCAACCCTACAGCCACGTCCACAAACCGGGCACAGGCGTCGGCGGCAGCTGTATTCCCGTATATCCATATTTCCTCATCTGGACCGCCGAAAGGCTCGGCCTCGAGCTGCCCCTCACCCTGTGGGGCAGAAGGATCAACGAAGAGCAGCCCTTTAAGATAGCCGAGGCGGTCGTGAAGGCTATGATAAGAGAGGGGGTCGACCCCAGCAGAGCCAAGGTCGCGGTCCTGGGGCTGGCCTTCCGCGGCGATGTCGACGACACGAGGAGGAGCCCCAGCTACGACGTGATAAGAGGGCTTTTGGACTACGGCATTAAGAACATCGTCGTACACGACCCCTTCGTCAAACGCGATGCGTTGGTGGAAAAGTGGGGCCTGAGGCTCACCCAAAGCCTGGAGGAGGCGCTCAGAGGCGCAGAGGTGGCCGTCATAGCCACCGACCACAGCGCGTATAGAGTTAGGGCGAGCGAGTTGGCCAGATATATGAAAAAGCCCCTAATAGTGGACGCCAGAGGTGTCCTGAAGAGGGATATACAGGTATATTCGATCGATGGAGGCCGTTGGCCTATAAAAATGGGCGAGGCCCCAGGGGAGGCCGGAGGCCCCAGGCGTTGCTAGGCCTTTACGCCGCTCAACGTGTACATCTTTGTCAAATAACGTTGAAATGCCAAGAACACAGCCATTATCGGAGTGCCCATAAGCACCGAGAAGGCCGCAAAGACGTTATACAAGGTGGATCTGTTGGTGAAAGAGAGGTACCACATGCCCAAGGTCAACGTCCACATATTGCCGCTGGTTATAAATACGTTGGCCAAAGCGTAGTCGGTGTAAGCTCCCATGAACGCCAAGAGCGCTATGAAGGCGACGACAGGCTTGCTCAGCGGCAGAAGAATGCGTATGAAGGCGGCCGGCCGCGATAGGCCGTCTATCAACGCGGCCTCCTCGTACTCCCGCGGTATTGAGTCGACGAAAAGCTTCACCAAGTAGGCTCCGTATATTGACGTCCCTCCTGAGTAGGCCAAGATGAGACCGTAGTATGTATTGATCATATGGAGCGAGGAGAACATGAGGTAGAGAGGCAGTATCATCACTACACCTGGAAAGAACGACAGAAGGTACAGAGTGATCATGAGGGCCCTCTTGCCCGGCACGTTCAACCTGGAGAGGGCGACTCCCGATATGAATGCCAACACAACTGTGAGGGCCACGGTGCCGGCGGCCAATATAAGGCTGTTGCGCAACCACAGAAAGAAGGGGTTCTGAAACAGTATATCGTAGTAGGCCTTTAGAGTTAGAGACTTAGGTTGAGGTACCAAGCTTGTTACACTGACAGAGGCTAAAGTAGGAATGTCGCTCAAAGACGTAATTATGATGTAGTAAATGGGGAAAACAGCTATTGCGGCGCTTACTATGAGTATGATATACGATATCGTCAAACGAAGTACGTCGGCTACCTTCATGTTATAGTTTCAAGGACTCCCGATATTTTTAGCATTACTGCTGCTATGACCATCAATATGGCGGCGTCTACCACGGAGTAGACTGCGGCCAAGTTATACAGGCCGTTGTTGAAGGCCGCTTCATATGCGTAGACTACTAGTATATTTGTGGCGTTTCCAGGGCCGCCCCCCGTCAGGATATATATTGGGTAGAAATTGTTCCAAGTGAAGGTAAATCCGCCGATTCCAACGAAGGCGATAGTCCTCCTCATGAGGGGCCACGTGATGTAGCGGAAGCGGGCCCACCGGCTGGCTCCGTCCAACTGAGCTATTGAGTAGAGCTCCTCCGGTATGCTCTGGAGGGCCGACAGAAACACCGAGGTGTAGTAGGGGAAAGAAAGCCATAAGTTGGTCAATATCAACATGAGCCACGCCATGGGCACTATATCGTACCAATCTATCGGCGCAATGCCGAATAGGGACAGTATCTTGTTCACTATCCCGTATTTCCAATTCCACATTCCCTGCCAGATTATCAGAGAAAGGAAGGCTGGGAAGGCCCAAGGTATTAACAATAAAGAGAAGAATATGCTACGCCCCTTTAGGTCTCTCTGGTTCAACACGAGGGCTAATAGGAAGCCTGCCGCCATCATGGGCGCAAGGCTTCCCAAAGTCCATATAGCTGTATTAAGCAACACTTGAAGGAAATCTCTGCTTGTGAGCACGCTGATGTAGTTCGCTAGGCCGACCCAACTGTATTCAAAGAAATGGTATAAATTGAAATTTGTAAAAGAAATATAAATAGTATATGAAATTGGATAGATTGATAGGAAAAGAATTAAGATAATTAAAGGAAGAAAATAGAAATAATTAAAAAGTGTTTTTGATTTCATAATGGGCACTAGGACGTCGGCATTAGGCCGGCCTGCTGCATATTGGAGATCATACAGCTCTCCATCCCCTGGGCGGCTTGCTCGGCGGTTATAGTCCTGTTCGCGAAATACAGCGTGGCGTATTGATGGAAACACGGCCAGTAGAACGACATCTGAGGCACATTGGGGAACTTCTGCCCATACTGAGCTTGCTCCAGAATGCCTTTATATACGTCGTTCATATACGCCGGCTGTAATGCGCCGGATGAGAGCTGGCTCATTACTGCGGCGTAGGCGTCTTTCTGAGCCGGTATATCGCCCGCATACTTCCACAAGTTCATTTCGGCCTCTTTGCTAGTGACGAAGGCTATGAAGGCAAGAGAGGCATAGATCTGTTGTTGCGTCGCCCCGCTGGCCTTGGGAACAGACACCACCCAGCCCGTGGAGCCCACGAATGGGGCCGCTCTGAGGCCTGTCTGAGACACTACGGGCAACGGCGCAGCGCCCAAGCTCGGGCCCAGCGCCTTTTCATATATTTTGAGGTCCCACGGCCCGTCGAAGATGATGGCGGCCTCGCCCTGTGTGAAGAGCTGTTGCTCCAGGCTAGGCGTCATGCCAGGGGCGTTGTAGCTCCATACGTAGGTCATATTGTACCAGAACTTCAGAGCATTCACCATGGCGGTTGAGTTCAGTTGCGGCATGCCGTTAGGCGCAAATATCTGTCCTCCAAAGCCCGCGAACCACGCCGCAAACCTATAGCCCCACTCCTGTCCCATGCCGTAGGCTATACACCACACATGGTAAGTTGAATTGATGAATTTACACAGTTGCATTAATTGATTGGTGTTCAGTTGATCTACATCGACTCCAAACATTTTCTGAGTTAGAGTATTATTTATATACTTCTTATTATAATACATAACTATATAATTGACGTTGTCTGGCAACCCGTATATTGACGTGCCCAACATGAAGTTGTTCACTGAGATAGGGATATAGGAGGCCTCGATGTCGGCGGGGTTTATGTACTGGTTCAAGTTGAGGATGAGGCCCGCGGCAAACAGTTTCCCGGCATCATCGCTCGTGTCTCTGTATACATTAGGCGCCTGGCCCGCCTTCGCCGCCGAGATGAAGTTTGCAGTCGCTATCCCTACGCCGCGGGTCACCTGCACCTTAATACACGGGTAGGCGGACTGGAAAGCCGCCAGAGTGGCGTTGAAGCCTGCGTCCTCGGGAGGCCCGTAGGTATCCCACACGCTGATAGTGACAGTCTGTCCCTGAAGGAGTTGGTTACAGACGAAGTTCGGGTTTAAAAGCGAGCTTAAGCTGAAGGGCGGCGCGAGAGATGTTGTAGTCTGA includes:
- a CDS encoding DUF711 family protein; this encodes MEIRAVALNLNWDFDVERASKFLREASRLSPRTVRISVATPPKEGLRQVLNALEETGAQYFAIGIYEAEDLEDLVRSYGVFASVTSIERYLEFLTTIDKRGEPELARYVALLLGGVVYNSPYYPAAVVKSEGVSLSLLYADDLSSPDDVAALLKSAERIGESFAESIGERFLGVDGSLSPWGEHSVARAIERLFGVRLGGWGSLAAIKALNDSIRSAGVRSVGFNEVMLPLAEDEELKRLAQEGSLDLYKLASYASVCVAGLDMVPVEADREALRRLLLDLKALAETKARPVGVRIFPASGEYFEVPGFGRTPVLKA
- a CDS encoding 6-pyruvoyl trahydropterin synthase family protein: MRLCVVVKGSIAVAHKPSFSPVVGTLHGHDYVIRAAFCGPDDVDYFIDADELKRRLDGLLTQMHGRYLKSEREADAPEPYFEIPCGPYGVTGECLARYIARALGATWVEVCESGLEAPCFYYGP
- a CDS encoding ribbon-helix-helix domain-containing protein gives rise to the protein MENKRRLILISVKLSENTVRKVDLLVTKGIFIDRSEAIRAALEQYFQGTARRWLEMYYKRRG
- a CDS encoding ubiquitin-like small modifier protein 1, with the protein product MNIRVRYLATLFDLMGTMRDVVEVPEGATVRDLIRAIDRKHNGRLSKEILDGDKLKDEYNILVNGRAIDYLAGLDTRLKDNDEVVFMPPVGGGCVSYRGD
- a CDS encoding NAD(P)-binding domain-containing protein, which produces MVKVFSSGSLEHLADKSIAVIGYGNVGRSLALNFRDSGLNVVVGDLLGNEYSKRAKADGFEPRPIPEAAELGDVVVLALPDDVTPEVFKAEVVPGLHAGKTLILTSGMPTAYGLIPVPGDVDTALFVPKVPGVVIRDRYLEGKGYAAVVGVVQDASGNALNTALAIAAAAGTFRQGGFALEASAEQEALADLIGEQVLKAALLAAMEVAFTAMTKAGVPPELAALELYASGELGELARLMALMGPYGALKLQSPVDAYGQLTRLREYVRAMEPIAESIVDELRTGEFIRDLYLERATGYIKLNSMWRASVTGELARADSRLRSLHQSSVGPPRV
- a CDS encoding fumarate hydratase codes for the protein MNLEEVVMRAAKEAITRASISPAFDVVSALRRAREVESSEAARVQIGAILKNVELAASSTAAVCQDTGVPTFFVKLGDGFPIRSKVLAILTEAVRQVTKELPLRPNTTDPFTERNPGDNTGVGVPVFDVELFDGDYLQFTYVPKGGGSELPGKAMVLPPGTALRDLPKIVLEAVVDAGPMPCPPVIVGIGIGPTLDAAAKLAKKAATLRPVGSRNQNPEVAKMEEALLRAINKLGLGAHGVGGDVTALDVHIEYAYRHPATFALAVMFSCWATRRATATVWPDGRYQVA
- a CDS encoding N-glycosylase/DNA lyase, whose translation is MRLIIDVDKINAVAEALRKLKIERDRYLDDRYYPPQSDPRERQLAYFISVVAVDHRTSTPLGAFEGYIDGEFYHGADALWRLARKAYDEGLFEPDRLAKLTPEDAERLFSINGVKVWDFNVRLFLLRDLGAKAIEAGGFQGLIDDTIEGLAAKLGRVRAYEDPVRKKVLLLAKFLDGRGLVQFKDRENFDVPVDNHLSRIAYRLGIVDVDYDILFKGLELTREEDVEVRNKVKLSWRLVAKFSGLDPFALDDFLWSFGRRVCARDRPRCEECPLRDVCKARSLGRYPPEHTHTLTWYY
- a CDS encoding MoaD/ThiS family protein, yielding MRVKVRIMAPLYFGLDSVDQIRLELELPEGSTVEDVIDKIDSLYKGFKNKIIKNNKIIDMHDILVNGRSIDFLEGLKTKIKDNDLIIIVSPFGG
- a CDS encoding aldehyde ferredoxin oxidoreductase family protein → MAIFRVARIDLSTEKVTEEVYKDDVLKKFLGGRGLGSYLALKEIPRGIDPFSPSNRLYIFAGPLSAMANLSTSRVTVVTKSPLTGSLTHANAGGNFAYWLRKSGYDGLIIEGSSEEPVYVVVKDGDVAIKPARHLWGRWTGAAVKAILRENGFPEEEKAAGVAVIGPAGENLSRIAGIRMSDYERFAGRGGVGAVMGSKKLKGILVWGTRDLLKDVKDRAKFIAESTKLAQRLMSGPTAKALHIYGTNLLTAVINSIGAYPTRNFETAYAEEADKLTGEYIKKNYVVETHACMMCPIGCTQHVMVKGGPFKFIGKAKYEYENTWSLGANIGLFDPEADLRLQKLANELGFDTISLGNTLAAALELAKMGKLPVNIDWGDAGALVDLVIRMANRSDIGDDLAEGDYRLALKYGEPRVFRGSRGQGLPAYDPRSLKGFALSYFTANRGGDHLEAYSPTWEVLGVPEKVDPLCETPECIEKQARIVIYAQHLMALTDSVTYCKFATLDREGIFEKDLAYLFNLAYDWDVTPEDMLTIGERIFNVERLFHVKEGKWVKDELNPHFRNPIPTGPAKGHTAAKMFDEGIKIYYKLRGWVDGKPTYDTLKRLGLEEFQYLL